In Pararge aegeria chromosome 5, ilParAegt1.1, whole genome shotgun sequence, one DNA window encodes the following:
- the LOC120623923 gene encoding uncharacterized protein LOC120623923, producing the protein MSAYENQRPFIKNFNPHTADFEAKSESFKGYPVKKTMGKTIDTKEKKDEDFIPPDGGWGWMIVIAAGFSNLSTLPMLQQFGLLFRDKFSRLGISSSETTTIINMNSALTSCVGLANGPVFKTFSYRQVSLTGTIVVFISLLCTTFSYNFATYLISFSILYGAGYGISSSANALALNTYWKNRRRLATGLSWTTTGLGPIIWPQIITALFTIFGETGAMLIISGFALHAIACALLLQPVEWHTKSSSPKEQDEEKLLTPDKTASSPLNDKKNQDSGYFSQVSKFKNLSVFSSQYLYNEDDPVTPGYEITDPGIPMMVRANDGYFSQSRQSRSRLSSRDGSAKTSRLNSKKPSMSNLLENRSRKSSTLYLNESKKNSSANLGALGQERDTKQTSKPKRKTSITLDTQIPESEIEDCPTLKAPQDLKAEEKAAVETIDPLKAKYIADRAEKHLAGTKSIKSFKMDGQYSEKYNKDNHSNISFKDDIDERKYLKDNHSNQSNRTTRQRRKSNNFNYESEVLKQASLKLEEYLKESEDKVDKFKLLVNSPLDDNVFDDRKEECQEEEKEKELTFCEKFAMFFDLDLLKDFTFINLMLGITLANFNELNFSILTPFILGDYGLSKPQVALFMSLLAGVDICVRFCIPFVAGKIGWDNNSFFLFGVLSMAMGRVVLAYWQDYSVVLMVAVIIGFGKGLRTVFMALVIPTHVPLHKLPGASGIQLLTAGILYLALGPIVGWIKDSASTAVTLHCLNIFTWLTAISWGLEKYFTSRRQKGKIESEIISADNAVKNNKVLVDISCFSRNATISHPHTLVTMPGAMNKVPPDGGYGWVITFAYALNNVVVLPLISGFGLVFQEAFDETGLTATQGTLVIILNHGLGMLLSFFGGPVLRRFGYRKVAVAGALLITSGLILTAFSSNFWLFIISYSIINSMGVAAVMAAFSLAINSFFKEKRGRAIGVGMSITGLGAIYMPLVMSVLIYAYGWRYAVLILAAICLHSLLAACLLRPAKWYLKDPVVSEEEVPLNNAGIELVNGSVTTSSKHTDATSNGKLEESIENGIPSPKSVSMKSLTIANGLQSRNAISHPDIRKNTSDLPLAESKYKWWESQEINLGSSINIFNEKDVTNRKEKVEDKIELDGKSKSLFQRFVDFFDLTLLRDPIFVNILIGLSIASCVETNFSLLLPIILKDMLQFETADIAKIMAVIGFSDTLFRFIAPFIGEWCHKPPRVMYLVSLIIIIFIRTMMIFTTTFSGMLFVALGMGVTKGVRTVYMNIIIPSYVPLERLPFASGIQMFLNGIIIITIGSLLGRIRDYSGSYKIPITVLNVVTMLTVIFWSAEFLYFRIKNKNNIQTSE; encoded by the exons ATGTCCGCCTATGAAAATCAAAGgccttttataaaaaatttcaatccCCATACCGCGGATTTCGAAGCTAAAAGTGAAAGTTTTAAAGGCTACCCTGTAAAAAAG ACTATGGGCAAAACAATTGACACTAAGGAGAAAAAGGATGAAGATTTCATCCCCCCAGATGGGGGATGGGGTTGGATGATTGTCATCGCCGCTGGATTTTCAAAC TTATCAACGCTCCCAATGCTACAACAATTCGGCCTATTGTTCCGGGACAAGTTTTCAAGGCTCGGGATCAGCAGTTCGGAGACCACCACTATCATCAATATGAACTCCGCCCTGACCTCTTGCGTCG GTTTAGCTAATGGACCAGTATTCAAGACATTCAGCTATCGCCAAGTTTCGCTGACTGGAACAATCGtcgtatttatttctttattatgtaCAACGTTTTCCTATAATTTTGCGACATATCTGATATCATTCTCAATTTTGTATG GTGCTGGATATGGTATAAGTAGTTCCGCCAATGCTCTAGCACTAAACACATATTGGAAAAATAGAAGAAGACTAGCAACTGGTCTATCATGGACAACGACAGGTCTTGGGCCCATAATATGGCCGCAAATAATAACTGCACTGTTTACCATTTTTGGCGAAACCGGTGCCATGCTCATTATAAGTGGTTTTGCATTACATGCTATTGCTTGTGCACTTTTGCTACAACCAGTGGAATGGCATACTAAGTCCTCAAGTCCAAAGGAGCAAGATGAAGAAAAATTGTTAACACCAGATAAGACAGCATCTAGTCCGCTAAACGATAAGAAAAATCAAGACAGCGGTTACTTTAGTCAAgtatcgaaatttaaaaatcttagtGTGTTCTCAAGTCAATATCTCTATAATGAAGACGATCCTGTGACTCCAGGCTATGAAATAACAGACCCAGGAATACCTATGATGGTGAGAGCTAATGATGGATACTTCAGTCAGTCGAGACAATCCAGAAGTAGACTATCATCAAGGGATGGTTCTGCGAAAACGTCTCGTCTTAATTCTAAAAAGCCTTCAATGTCAAATTTATTGGAAAATCGATCACGAAAATCTTCGACATTGTACCTTAATGAATCTAAGAAAAACTCTTCAGCTAACTTGGGTGCGCTTGGTCAGGAACGTGATACAAAACAGACAAGTAAACCGAAACGTAAAACATCAATAACACTTGATACCCAGATCCCGGAGTCAGAAATAGAAGATTGCCCAACTCTTAAAGCTCCACAAGACTTAAAAGCAGAGGAAAAGGCTGCTGTAGAAACAATTGATCCCCTAAAAGCTAAATACATTGCAGATAGAGCTGAAAAACATTTAGCGGGAACGAAAAGTATCAAATCTTTTAAGATGGATGGACAATACAgtgaaaaatacaataaagataATCACAGTAATATCTCTTTCAAAGATGATATAGATGAAAGGAAATACTTAAAAGATAATCATAGTAATCAGTCAAATCGTACGACAAGACAAAGACGAAAGTCAAATAATTTCAATTACGAAAGTGAAGTTCTTAAACAAGCTTCCCTTAAATTAgaagaatatttaaaagaaagtgAAGATAAAGTTGACAAATTCAAACTTTTGGTAAATAGTCCATTAGATGATAATGTATTTGACGATAGAAAAGAAGAATGTCAGGAAGAAGAAAAAGAGAAGGAATTGACTTTTTGTGAAAAATTTGCGATGTTTTTTGATTTAGATCTTTTGAaagattttacatttattaaccTAATGTTAGGTATTACTTTAGCAAATTTTAACGAAttgaatttttccattttgacGCCGTTTATCCTTGGTGACTATGGATTGTCAAAGCCACAAGTAGCATTGTTTATGTCCCTTCTAGCTGGAGTAGATATTTGTGTTAGATTTTGCATACCATTCGTCGCCGGCAAGATTGGATGGGACAATAATTCATTTTTTCTATTTGGAGTCTTATCTATGGCCATGGGAAGAGTTG ttttagCCTATTGGCAGGATTATAGTGTAGTTCTCATGGTAGCAGTTATTATCGGCTTTGGGAAAGGACTGCGAACAGTATTCATGGCACTTGTAATTCCAACACATGTGCCACTACACAAACTACCAGGGGCTTCTGGTATACAGTTATTAACTGCTGGAATTCTTTACTTAGCCTTAGGGCCTATAGTGG gATGGATTAAAGACAGTGCATCTACCGCCGTGACGTTGCACTGTCTTAATATATTCACGTGGCTCACAGCGATATCATGGGgtctagaaaaatattttacatcgaGAAGACAGAAAGGCAAAATTGAAAGTGAAATAATCAGCGC TGACAATGctgtgaaaaataataaagtccTTGTGGATATTTCGTGTTTTTCGAGAAATGCGACTATTTCGCATCCGCATACACTTGTCACGATGCCTGGTGCAATGAATAAAGTACCACCCGATGGAGGGTATGGATGGGTCATCACTTTCGCCTACGCGTTGAATAAT GTTGTGGTACTCCCTCTTATTTCTGGCTTCGGGCTAGTTTTCCAAGAAGCCTTCGATGAGACAGGTCTCACTGCAACACAAGGGACTcttgtaattatattaaaccatgGGCTTGGTATGCTTCTATCGTTCTTCGGTGGACCTGTGCTCCGGCGGTTTGGCTACCGAAAAGTGGCGGTAGCCGGCGCTCTATTAATCACATCCGGCCTAATTCTAACTGCATTCTCGTCTAATTTctggttatttataatttcctacAGTATTATTAATT CTATGGGAGTAGCAGCAGTAATGGCAGCATTTTCTTTAGCAATAAATTCATTCTTCAAAGAGAAAAGAGGACGAGCCATAGGTGTTGGCATGTCCATTACAGGACTTGGAGCCATATACATGCCCCTAGTAATGAGTGTACTTATTTATGCATACGGCTGGAGATACGCTGTCTTAATATTAGCTGCTATCTGTCTGCATTCACTTTTGGCAGCTTGTTTACTTAGACCCGCCAAATGGTACTTAAAGGATCCAGTAGTTTCTGAAGAAGAAGTTCCCTTAAACAACGCTGGTATTGAGCTTGTTAATGGTAGCGTTACAACATCATCAAAGCACACAG atGCCACATCAAATGGTAAATTGGAGGAATCAATTGAAAATGGAATACCATCACCCAAAAGTGTTTCCATGAAATCTTTAACAATTGCAAATGGTCTACAATCGAGAAATGCGATCTCACATCCTGATATCAGAAAGAACACATCTGACCTTCCTCTTGCTGAATCAAAATATAAATGGTGGGAATCACAAGAAATCAATTTGGGTAGCTCGATTAACATATTCAATGAAAAAGATGTAAccaatagaaaagaaaaagttgaagataaaattgaattagACGGAAAATCAAAAAGCTTATTCCAGAGATTTGTAGATTTTTTTGATCTTACGCTGCTGAGGGATcctatatttgtaaatattttgattgGGCTATCAATAGCGTCCTGTGTGGAGACAAACTTCTCTCTTCTGTTGCCAATAATACTAAAGGACATGTTGCAATTTGAAACGGCGGACATTGCAAAGATCATGGCTGTTATTGGTTTTTCTGATACTCTTTTCCGATTCATTGCCCCATTCATCGGCGAATGGTGTCATAAACCACCTCGAGTCATGTACCTGGTGAGCTTGATAATAATCATCTTTATAAGAACAA TGATGATATTTACGACAACATTCAGTGGGATGCTATTTGTTGCACTAGGGATGGGTGTCACTAAGGGCGTGAGGACAGTCTACATGAACATCATCATACCAAGCTACGTGCCCTTGGAACGGTTGCCTTTCGCGTCTGGTATTCAGATGTTCCTTAATGGAATCATAATTATCACTATTGGATCCCTTTTAG